One window from the genome of Nitrosospira multiformis encodes:
- a CDS encoding SulP family inorganic anion transporter has product MSSYTSEKPLVPSDDHQSSGASEPVVPVGSAGFQAKYLARDFQAGIITGAMAIPLSVGIALMSEYPIKVALATVAFACFIGWINAFIRPGNYIGTPGVAAGLAPVLAMGVHSFGIENMAFVIFLTSAMQAVIWKYDWQKYILLAVPSYLVEGLLAGVGLKIALKFLTFTYELPAEQESADAFWNGARIQMALVSLAGFSMFVYLFSKFKDTKPAIPYFLLIGASIALAQFMPMSMLHVDDVDLALALPMPNFDSGLTWMYVIGFAAMLAVIDVIEQVMSNAAIEKIDPLKRKCNTNNSLLAIWISNMGSSFFGGMTNLDGLAKSTTNRLAGAMTKFSVLIVGIVVTFFVLNSQYLEFLPKFSLAAIMIFSGWKMIMGLWHVAHYGQYAMILATLCGLLVYKVGIFEGLLIAMAVHGLVNYLVFKQAGKIPSKVIVKKYFEKFSVNANGGAD; this is encoded by the coding sequence ATGAGTTCATATACTTCAGAAAAACCGCTTGTGCCATCGGATGATCACCAATCCAGCGGGGCATCGGAGCCTGTGGTCCCCGTGGGATCAGCGGGGTTTCAAGCTAAATACCTTGCCCGCGATTTCCAGGCGGGAATCATAACGGGAGCCATGGCGATTCCCCTGTCCGTGGGTATCGCCTTGATGTCCGAATATCCCATCAAGGTCGCCCTGGCAACCGTTGCGTTCGCCTGTTTTATCGGCTGGATCAATGCGTTCATCAGGCCGGGCAACTATATTGGTACTCCTGGGGTGGCGGCGGGCCTGGCGCCAGTCCTGGCGATGGGGGTTCACAGCTTTGGCATCGAAAACATGGCGTTTGTTATTTTCCTGACCTCCGCCATGCAAGCGGTGATATGGAAATATGATTGGCAAAAATATATTTTGCTGGCAGTGCCAAGCTATCTTGTCGAAGGGCTGCTGGCAGGGGTCGGATTGAAGATCGCCCTCAAGTTTCTGACATTTACTTATGAGCTGCCTGCCGAGCAAGAGTCGGCTGATGCATTCTGGAACGGCGCGCGTATACAAATGGCACTCGTATCCTTGGCCGGTTTTTCCATGTTCGTGTATCTGTTTTCAAAATTCAAGGACACGAAGCCAGCGATTCCCTATTTTCTCCTGATTGGGGCAAGCATCGCACTCGCACAATTCATGCCCATGTCCATGTTGCACGTGGACGATGTAGATCTTGCACTGGCTTTGCCGATGCCGAACTTCGATAGCGGATTGACCTGGATGTATGTGATCGGCTTTGCGGCCATGCTGGCGGTGATCGATGTGATAGAGCAGGTCATGAGCAACGCCGCCATCGAGAAAATAGATCCGCTAAAACGCAAATGCAACACCAATAACAGTTTGCTGGCTATCTGGATATCCAATATGGGTTCCAGCTTCTTCGGCGGCATGACCAATCTGGACGGTCTGGCAAAAAGCACCACTAACAGGTTAGCCGGTGCCATGACCAAGTTCTCCGTCCTTATCGTTGGCATCGTGGTCACATTCTTTGTCCTGAACTCACAATATCTTGAGTTTCTTCCCAAGTTTTCACTGGCGGCCATCATGATTTTCTCCGGCTGGAAAATGATTATGGGACTGTGGCACGTGGCGCATTACGGCCAATATGCGATGATACTCGCCACCCTTTGCGGGTTGCTGGTCTATAAAGTGGGCATTTTCGAAGGTCTGCTGATCGCCATGGCGGTGCATGGTCTGGTTAATTATCTGGTTTTCAAGCAAGCTGGCAAAATACCGAGCAAGGTCATTGTCAAGAAGTATTTTGAGAAATTCTCCGTTAACGCAAATGGCGGTGCTGACTGA
- a CDS encoding P-II family nitrogen regulator — protein MNATITLKRLEIVIDEEKLEELINILNDVGVRGYTFIKQAGGLGSRGTRRPDDIFFEQTNAMFILACEEKQAERLVTALRPRLKEFGGMCLISDCEWVIGPAASY, from the coding sequence ATGAATGCCACGATAACATTGAAACGGCTGGAGATCGTAATTGATGAGGAAAAGCTCGAAGAGCTGATAAACATATTGAATGACGTCGGTGTACGCGGCTATACATTCATCAAGCAAGCGGGTGGACTTGGTTCGCGCGGTACACGGCGTCCTGACGATATCTTTTTTGAGCAGACGAATGCCATGTTTATTCTCGCTTGTGAAGAAAAACAGGCGGAGAGACTTGTTACGGCGCTGCGCCCCAGGTTAAAGGAGTTTGGTGGAATGTGCCTGATTTCGGATTGCGAATGGGTGATTGGACCGGCAGCTTCATACTAA
- a CDS encoding gamma-glutamylcyclotransferase, protein MLSRRLHASDRAPSAVAIDIGFVQGRRFSFDKVSRDGSGKCDLEATGNLKDRAYGVLFKINVKEKPSLDKAEGLGTGYSEANIQIVTATGVYTALTYVASYEEASLLPYQWYKASVIAGAVEHGLPAEYVEWLRTFEAQPDANAKRSTERESLIFGDLPLHRFQLDMGRRQVAVNEA, encoded by the coding sequence ATGTTATCCCGGAGACTTCATGCATCGGATAGAGCGCCGTCCGCTGTAGCAATAGATATTGGTTTCGTCCAGGGACGAAGATTCTCGTTTGACAAGGTGAGCCGCGATGGGTCCGGCAAATGCGATCTCGAAGCAACGGGCAATCTGAAAGATCGGGCTTATGGCGTTCTTTTCAAGATAAATGTAAAAGAAAAGCCGAGTCTTGACAAGGCAGAGGGCCTCGGAACCGGATATAGCGAAGCGAATATCCAGATCGTTACCGCGACCGGTGTCTATACCGCGTTAACGTACGTAGCGAGCTACGAGGAAGCTTCTCTCCTGCCATACCAGTGGTATAAAGCGTCCGTTATAGCGGGGGCCGTCGAGCATGGTTTGCCGGCTGAGTATGTTGAATGGCTGCGAACATTTGAAGCGCAACCCGATGCAAATGCTAAGCGCAGCACTGAGAGGGAATCATTGATATTCGGTGATTTGCCGTTGCATCGCTTCCAGCTTGACATGGGTAGGCGTCAGGTAGCCGTTAACGAAGCGTAG
- a CDS encoding carbonic anhydrase, with product MHTCSHAVIGCMDFRIQNTMTKLLEHLNVQEGTFDRVTFAGGAANMEQLKIHLGLSKKLHDSCMAVLSVHEDCGAGAVKEDLFKAADTARSLGFEPKLFFIKLDGTWEEVKEA from the coding sequence ATGCATACATGTAGTCACGCGGTTATTGGATGTATGGACTTCCGGATTCAAAATACCATGACGAAGTTGCTTGAACATTTAAATGTTCAAGAAGGAACGTTTGACCGCGTGACGTTTGCCGGCGGCGCGGCCAACATGGAACAGCTCAAGATCCATTTGGGGCTTTCCAAAAAACTGCATGACAGTTGTATGGCGGTGCTTTCCGTGCATGAAGATTGCGGCGCCGGTGCCGTCAAGGAGGATCTTTTCAAGGCGGCGGACACTGCCCGCTCTCTGGGATTCGAGCCAAAGTTGTTTTTTATTAAACTCGACGGAACCTGGGAAGAAGTGAAGGAAGCCTAA
- a CDS encoding M48 family metallopeptidase translates to MQTFTAVFLVTLLLTFCTRMWLATRHIHHVLAHRDSVPANFSSRINLEAHQKAADYTCAKTRLGYVSILLETILLLIFTLGGGLNVLTAFWSGWLNDPLAHGMALIISAMLLMSLAGIPISYYRTFVIEQQFGFNKMTPRMFLKDLASRTVLGMLLGIPLLFSVLWLMEKMGANWWVYVWLAWMGFNLAVLAIYPTWIAPLFNKFTPLEDAPLKVRIERLMQKCGFKSSGLFVMDGSRRSNHGNAYFTGFGKTKRIVFFDTLLSRLDGSEIEAVLAHELGHFKRRHVIKRILWTFAMSLIFLWVLGYLMQQDWFYRGLGVSVSAIPSTAMALLLFFLIMPAFTFLFQPMASLYSRKHEFEADEYAAHNASANDLIRALVKLYQDNAATLTPDPLHSAFYDTHPPAAMRIARLQNLAHN, encoded by the coding sequence ATGCAAACCTTTACAGCCGTATTTCTCGTTACTCTGCTGCTCACGTTCTGTACGCGGATGTGGCTGGCAACGCGGCATATTCATCATGTCCTCGCCCATCGTGATAGCGTGCCGGCGAATTTTTCTTCACGCATCAATCTTGAAGCGCACCAGAAGGCAGCGGACTACACCTGTGCGAAAACTCGCCTGGGTTACGTCAGCATATTGCTGGAAACAATACTTTTGCTGATATTTACCTTGGGAGGCGGGCTGAACGTCCTGACCGCATTCTGGTCAGGCTGGTTGAACGATCCGTTGGCTCATGGCATGGCGCTCATCATCAGCGCCATGTTGCTGATGAGTCTGGCCGGAATTCCCATCAGCTATTATCGGACCTTTGTTATCGAACAACAATTCGGCTTCAACAAAATGACGCCCCGCATGTTCCTGAAGGATCTCGCCAGCCGGACTGTGCTGGGAATGCTGTTGGGCATACCCCTGCTATTTTCCGTTCTATGGTTAATGGAAAAAATGGGCGCAAACTGGTGGGTATATGTCTGGCTCGCATGGATGGGCTTCAACCTGGCGGTTCTGGCCATTTACCCCACCTGGATCGCCCCCCTGTTCAATAAATTCACGCCACTGGAAGATGCTCCACTGAAGGTGCGTATTGAACGGTTAATGCAGAAATGCGGCTTCAAGTCCAGCGGGCTTTTCGTGATGGATGGCTCGCGTCGAAGCAATCACGGCAATGCATACTTTACCGGCTTCGGTAAAACCAAACGGATCGTTTTCTTTGATACCCTGCTCTCTCGTCTGGATGGATCCGAGATTGAAGCAGTATTGGCCCATGAATTGGGACATTTCAAGCGTCGTCATGTTATTAAACGCATCCTGTGGACGTTTGCCATGAGTCTGATATTCTTGTGGGTACTGGGTTATTTGATGCAACAGGACTGGTTTTACCGGGGATTGGGCGTCTCCGTTTCCGCTATCCCTTCAACCGCAATGGCGCTACTTTTGTTTTTTTTGATCATGCCCGCATTTACCTTCCTATTCCAGCCGATGGCAAGCCTATACTCACGCAAACACGAGTTCGAAGCGGACGAGTATGCGGCGCACAATGCGTCTGCCAACGATCTCATACGAGCGCTGGTCAAACTCTACCAGGACAATGCCGCAACGCTTACTCCCGATCCCTTGCATTCGGCGTTTTATGATACGCATCCGCCGGCAGCAATGAGAATAGCGCGACTACAAAACCTGGCGCATAATTGA
- a CDS encoding carbonic anhydrase, with protein MHTCSHAVIGCMDFRIQKTMTKLLEHLNVQEGTFDRVTFAGGAANMEQLKIHLGLSKKLHDSCMAVLSVHEDCGAGAVKEDLFKAADTARSLGFDPKLFFIKLDGTWEEVKAT; from the coding sequence ATGCATACATGTAGTCACGCGGTTATTGGATGTATGGACTTCCGGATTCAAAAGACCATGACAAAGCTGCTTGAACATTTAAATGTTCAGGAAGGAACGTTTGACCGGGTGACGTTTGCCGGCGGCGCGGCCAACATGGAACAGCTCAAGATCCATTTGGGGCTTTCCAAGAAACTGCATGACAGCTGTATGGCGGTGCTTTCCGTGCATGAGGATTGTGGCGCCGGCGCCGTCAAGGAGGATCTTTTCAAGGCAGCTGACACCGCACGCTCTCTGGGATTCGACCCAAAGTTGTTTTTTATCAAACTCGATGGAACCTGGGAAGAAGTGAAGGCGACATGA
- a CDS encoding sodium-dependent bicarbonate transport family permease, which yields MATIQPVVIFFILGVLAGVLKSDLKIPEALYKSLSIFLLIAIGFKGGVSMAKYEITEVLPIALSMVVLAALVPLTAYPILKKLGKFSQADSGAIAAHYGSVSAVTFAVGIAFLDGIKETSEGYMVLIMALMEIPALVTGTVLARRGAGGETQWGKLMHEILTGTSIFLMVGGVIVGYYAGIVKLVSPLDKMFMDLFMGVLALFLLEMGLLASARLSAIRAKGPFLLGFGILFPLTAGFFGAFLGAIFQLSLGGTMMLAVLYASCSYIAAPAAMRIAVPEADPAVSIGASLGVTFPFNIFIGVPIYFEMAKFFKAMF from the coding sequence ATGGCGACTATACAACCTGTAGTGATATTCTTCATCTTGGGGGTTTTAGCCGGCGTGCTCAAATCCGACCTCAAGATCCCCGAGGCCCTATACAAAAGCCTTAGCATCTTCCTGCTGATCGCCATCGGTTTCAAGGGTGGAGTGTCGATGGCCAAGTACGAGATCACGGAGGTGCTGCCAATCGCCCTGTCGATGGTTGTGCTCGCGGCGTTGGTGCCACTGACAGCCTATCCCATATTGAAGAAGCTGGGGAAATTCAGTCAGGCCGATTCTGGCGCTATCGCGGCCCACTACGGTTCGGTGAGCGCGGTGACTTTTGCCGTAGGCATTGCTTTCCTGGATGGGATCAAGGAGACGTCCGAAGGCTACATGGTCCTGATCATGGCGCTGATGGAGATACCGGCGCTGGTGACTGGCACGGTCCTGGCGCGGCGTGGTGCTGGGGGCGAAACCCAGTGGGGCAAGCTGATGCATGAAATCCTGACCGGCACGAGTATTTTTCTGATGGTTGGCGGGGTCATTGTCGGTTATTACGCTGGAATAGTAAAACTTGTCTCGCCGCTGGATAAGATGTTCATGGACCTGTTCATGGGCGTGCTGGCCCTGTTCCTGCTGGAAATGGGCTTGCTGGCCTCAGCGCGGTTATCGGCAATCAGGGCAAAAGGCCCGTTCCTGCTCGGGTTCGGCATACTGTTTCCATTAACAGCCGGATTCTTTGGCGCATTCCTGGGCGCCATATTCCAGTTATCCTTGGGCGGCACCATGATGCTGGCTGTGCTGTACGCCAGCTGTTCCTACATAGCGGCCCCCGCAGCCATGCGTATCGCGGTGCCGGAAGCGGATCCGGCGGTATCGATCGGCGCTTCGCTGGGCGTGACCTTCCCGTTCAATATATTCATCGGGGTACCGATCTACTTTGAAATGGCGAAATTCTTCAAAGCAATGTTTTAA
- the orn gene encoding oligoribonuclease: MAQDSNNLIWIDMEMSGLSPENDRIIEVALVVTDSQLNVLAEAPVLVVSQPEAVLDGMDSWNKSTHAKSGLIDKVKASRLNEAEVETRMTTFLQEHVSPGVSPMCGNSICQDRRFLARWMPQLEAYFHYRNLDVSTLKELVKRWKPEIAAGLTKQCKHEALADIYDSITEMKYYREHFIKT; encoded by the coding sequence ATGGCACAAGATAGCAATAACCTCATCTGGATAGATATGGAAATGAGCGGGTTGAGCCCGGAAAATGACCGCATCATCGAAGTCGCTCTGGTAGTCACTGATTCTCAATTGAATGTGCTGGCTGAAGCGCCGGTACTGGTGGTATCGCAACCGGAAGCGGTGCTGGATGGAATGGATAGCTGGAATAAATCCACCCATGCCAAATCCGGTCTGATAGACAAGGTCAAGGCATCCAGGCTGAATGAGGCCGAGGTGGAAACACGCATGACCACCTTTTTGCAAGAACACGTTTCACCCGGGGTCTCTCCCATGTGTGGTAACTCGATCTGCCAGGACCGGCGTTTCCTGGCCCGCTGGATGCCGCAGCTGGAAGCCTATTTCCATTATCGTAATCTCGACGTGAGCACCCTGAAGGAATTGGTAAAACGCTGGAAGCCGGAGATCGCGGCGGGGCTGACCAAACAGTGCAAGCATGAAGCGCTGGCGGATATTTACGATTCCATTACCGAGATGAAATATTATCGCGAACATTTTATTAAAACATAG
- the glgP gene encoding alpha-glucan family phosphorylase: MSSGTVFTIAVNPKIPLRLARLEELANDLWYSWDRSTRSLFSRLHPGLWGAVGHNPKAFLKRVDESILLKAAEDPVFMANYNSIISAYDSYQSGPAHPDSGGGFQPNDQVAYFCFEFGFHESFPIYSGGLGILAGDHCKAASDLRLPLIGVGLLYRQGYFFQTIDNHGNQQVTYTDSDFEDLPVVPVLHENGSEVRIEVELPHRKVVVKVWRAKIGHVTLYLLDTDLPENSMGDRDITHQLYGGDRIMRIEQEIILGVGGARALRDIGITPTVWHINEGHAAFMMLERMRNLVQHGLDFASALEAVAANTVFTTHTAVPAGHDYFGDDMISAYFEGFCQDLKITREELISLGRVPGSNDFNMTALAIHGSRFHNGVSKIHGNVSARICKDLWAQIEPEENPMAYITNGVHVPTFLAQEWSDLFDRYLGYEWRTNITDPEYWSRIETIPDHLFWSVRQTLKSQMLYGIRARLAVQNSRNHGSEAHLDRLLRFTDPINPNILTLGFARRFATYKRAALLFEDLDWLRRIVIHQERPVLMIFAGKAHPADVPGQDLIRRVSQIAQRPEFEGQLLLVEGYDLRLARRLVAGVDVWLNSPVYPLEASGTSGMKAGINGTINLSVLDGWWGEGYNGKNGWAIKPGPENMAPSLRDKEESRDFYETLQDHVVPLYYSRDKFGYSPEWVKMAKNSMMSLLPRYNAARMVGEYAKNFYVPASRQGALYADKDFSGAKKIAAWKAFVRKAWRGVSIRRLDTPGKRISFGEALYFDVAVRLNGLQPEDVVVELLICRQFKKSKLCDFKHFKFEFSGIEESGEHQFTLNLTPDLCGKLEYYIRVYPSHPLLTHPFEMGMMVWL; this comes from the coding sequence ATGTCTTCCGGCACCGTTTTCACTATTGCTGTCAATCCAAAAATCCCCCTTCGTCTGGCGCGCCTTGAGGAGCTTGCCAATGACCTCTGGTACAGCTGGGATCGCTCCACGCGCTCGCTGTTTTCGCGCCTGCATCCCGGACTCTGGGGAGCAGTGGGGCATAATCCGAAGGCTTTTCTCAAGCGTGTGGACGAATCGATACTGCTGAAAGCGGCAGAAGATCCGGTGTTCATGGCTAATTACAACAGCATAATATCTGCCTATGATTCCTATCAGTCGGGGCCGGCACACCCTGATAGCGGCGGAGGTTTTCAGCCAAATGATCAAGTAGCCTATTTTTGTTTCGAATTTGGATTCCACGAGAGTTTTCCAATTTATTCCGGAGGTCTTGGCATTCTGGCCGGCGACCATTGCAAGGCAGCGAGTGATTTGCGCTTGCCATTGATCGGTGTCGGGTTACTCTATCGTCAAGGATATTTTTTCCAGACTATCGATAATCATGGGAACCAGCAGGTCACCTATACCGACTCGGATTTCGAGGATCTGCCGGTAGTACCCGTATTGCATGAGAACGGTTCAGAAGTACGCATCGAGGTGGAATTGCCGCACCGCAAGGTGGTGGTGAAGGTCTGGCGGGCTAAAATCGGTCACGTTACGCTCTATTTGCTTGATACTGATCTGCCGGAAAACTCAATGGGCGATCGTGATATCACTCATCAACTCTATGGCGGCGACAGGATCATGCGCATCGAGCAGGAAATAATACTCGGCGTTGGTGGTGCCCGTGCACTGCGAGATATCGGAATAACACCGACGGTATGGCATATCAACGAGGGGCATGCGGCATTCATGATGCTGGAGCGCATGCGTAATCTGGTGCAGCATGGTCTGGATTTCGCCAGTGCGCTGGAGGCGGTTGCGGCAAATACCGTATTTACCACTCATACCGCAGTCCCGGCGGGACATGATTATTTTGGCGATGATATGATATCGGCATATTTTGAGGGATTCTGCCAAGACCTGAAGATCACTCGCGAGGAACTTATTTCATTGGGCCGTGTACCAGGCAGCAACGACTTCAACATGACAGCCCTCGCCATTCACGGTTCGCGCTTCCACAATGGCGTAAGCAAGATACATGGCAACGTATCTGCGCGTATCTGCAAAGATTTATGGGCTCAGATCGAGCCGGAAGAGAATCCGATGGCGTACATCACGAACGGTGTTCATGTGCCAACTTTTCTGGCGCAGGAATGGTCTGATTTATTCGATCGCTATCTCGGCTATGAGTGGCGCACCAATATAACCGATCCTGAATATTGGTCGCGTATAGAGACTATCCCTGATCATTTGTTCTGGAGCGTGCGGCAAACGTTGAAATCGCAAATGCTCTACGGCATACGCGCCCGTCTTGCCGTACAGAATTCGCGCAATCATGGCTCTGAAGCGCATCTTGATCGCTTGCTCAGATTCACTGATCCCATTAATCCAAATATTCTGACACTCGGCTTTGCCCGCCGCTTCGCTACTTATAAACGCGCCGCGCTGTTGTTCGAAGATCTTGACTGGCTGCGGAGAATTGTGATTCATCAAGAACGGCCAGTGTTGATGATTTTTGCGGGTAAAGCACATCCTGCCGATGTACCGGGGCAGGATTTGATCCGGCGCGTCAGCCAGATTGCACAGCGTCCCGAATTCGAGGGGCAGCTTCTGCTGGTCGAGGGCTATGATCTCCGCCTTGCCCGCCGGCTGGTGGCGGGAGTGGATGTGTGGCTTAACAGCCCCGTATATCCTCTGGAAGCCAGCGGTACCTCGGGAATGAAAGCGGGTATAAACGGGACGATTAACCTGAGTGTCCTCGACGGCTGGTGGGGAGAAGGCTATAACGGCAAGAATGGCTGGGCTATCAAGCCGGGGCCGGAGAATATGGCTCCATCGTTACGCGACAAGGAAGAGAGCAGGGATTTCTACGAAACGCTACAAGATCACGTAGTGCCGCTTTATTACAGCCGCGATAAATTCGGTTACTCGCCGGAGTGGGTAAAAATGGCCAAAAACTCGATGATGTCGTTGCTGCCGCGATACAACGCTGCACGCATGGTGGGTGAGTACGCCAAAAATTTTTATGTGCCGGCCAGCAGGCAGGGCGCGCTTTACGCCGATAAAGATTTCAGCGGCGCAAAAAAAATCGCCGCCTGGAAGGCTTTTGTGAGAAAGGCGTGGCGTGGCGTATCGATACGCCGCCTGGACACACCAGGCAAGCGTATTAGTTTTGGCGAGGCGTTGTACTTCGATGTCGCGGTGAGACTGAACGGCTTGCAGCCTGAGGATGTGGTGGTGGAACTGCTGATTTGCCGTCAGTTCAAAAAGAGCAAGCTATGCGATTTCAAACACTTCAAGTTTGAGTTTTCCGGTATTGAAGAATCGGGTGAGCATCAGTTTACGTTGAATCTTACCCCGGATTTATGCGGAAAACTGGAATATTACATTCGTGTTTATCCTTCTCATCCATTGCTGACGCACCCCTTCGAAATGGGCATGATGGTTTGGCTATAA
- a CDS encoding winged helix-turn-helix domain-containing protein, which translates to MARPVTGREFVKAAKEKIATAKTVDALRAAQALLLPLEFGLSLEQTAIIIGLSKSRTGKLRTRFQRIEAGVEQIKTKKGLRNHARMSLDEEVKFLTPFIIESQNTGVLHIQQLKAELERCVGRSVSTSTVYQLLRRHGWSKLVQHPRTDVEVVQAWKRITQRK; encoded by the coding sequence ATGGCGAGACCTGTGACGGGACGTGAATTTGTGAAGGCAGCAAAGGAAAAAATCGCGACGGCAAAAACGGTTGATGCCCTGCGGGCGGCTCAGGCTTTGCTTTTGCCGCTGGAGTTCGGTCTCTCGCTGGAACAGACAGCTATCATCATCGGCCTTTCTAAAAGCCGTACAGGAAAATTACGGACGCGGTTTCAACGTATTGAGGCTGGTGTTGAGCAAATTAAAACAAAAAAAGGGCTTCGTAATCATGCGCGAATGAGCCTGGACGAAGAAGTGAAGTTTCTTACTCCTTTCATTATCGAGTCTCAAAATACAGGCGTCCTGCATATTCAACAATTGAAAGCGGAGCTTGAACGGTGCGTCGGCAGGTCGGTATCGACGTCGACGGTGTATCAATTACTCAGACGTCACGGATGGTCAAAACTTGTACAGCATCCAAGAACCGATGTGGAGGTAGTGCAGGCATGGAAAAGAATCACTCAGAGGAAGTAG
- a CDS encoding universal stress protein codes for MYKKVMVAIGDDETSQVALQEALHIAVTDGAKLCIVHAMAESSNGDTHGNTGQQSGVGLLERAKSSAGNALAVETRLLPAEGEYGVNGVSEAIANAVTEWGADLLVVGTKGRRGLERLVIGSVAGQLVNTVDISILLVRPH; via the coding sequence ATGTACAAAAAGGTTATGGTAGCTATTGGCGATGATGAAACGTCCCAAGTTGCTTTGCAGGAGGCCCTGCATATTGCTGTCACAGATGGTGCCAAACTATGCATCGTTCATGCCATGGCGGAATCCTCCAATGGTGACACCCATGGCAACACCGGCCAGCAAAGCGGTGTGGGCCTGCTGGAGAGGGCCAAGTCCAGCGCTGGTAATGCACTCGCAGTGGAAACGCGTCTATTGCCGGCGGAAGGTGAATATGGTGTGAATGGCGTTTCAGAAGCCATCGCCAATGCGGTCACAGAGTGGGGAGCCGATCTGCTTGTGGTAGGAACAAAGGGCCGGCGAGGCTTGGAGCGGCTTGTCATTGGTTCGGTGGCCGGACAGCTGGTAAATACCGTTGATATTTCAATTTTATTGGTTCGCCCCCACTAA
- a CDS encoding 4a-hydroxytetrahydrobiopterin dehydratase, with product MDTIVNDLATKQCKPCEGGMPPLSPAEVAILKDQLDGWEFSDKLIAKTYNFNNYYQTMAFVNAIAWISHREDHHPDILVGYNKCHVEYTTHAINGLSENDFICAAKIDTLFKI from the coding sequence ATGGATACTATTGTCAATGATCTGGCCACTAAACAATGCAAGCCCTGTGAAGGCGGGATGCCGCCGCTTTCACCCGCGGAAGTCGCCATATTGAAGGATCAGCTTGATGGGTGGGAGTTTTCCGATAAGCTTATTGCGAAGACCTACAATTTTAATAATTATTATCAGACAATGGCTTTTGTCAACGCAATTGCATGGATCTCGCATCGCGAAGACCACCATCCGGACATTTTGGTCGGTTACAATAAGTGCCACGTGGAATACACCACACACGCCATCAATGGATTGTCCGAGAATGATTTCATTTGTGCCGCAAAAATAGACACGCTGTTCAAGATTTGA
- the rsgA gene encoding ribosome small subunit-dependent GTPase A — protein sequence MRGKKGGAACGDQVEIKLTTAGQGVIETILPRSALLYRSDVYREKIIAANVTQMVIVVAAVPSFSEELINRCLAAAENQRIRGLIVLNKADLIEPTRTAAASLSLYRELGYPLLQISAKTSVAPLLPYLKGQLSVLVGQSGMGKSTLINTLIPDAERATAGISIALDSGRHTTTHARLFHLDEDTRIIDSPGMQEFGLHHIDGKDLAWEFIEFRSYLGQCKFNNCRHADEPGCALGEAAREGKISGRRLDFYRKLAILPGAMSRA from the coding sequence ATGCGCGGAAAAAAAGGGGGGGCAGCGTGTGGTGACCAGGTGGAAATCAAGCTCACTACGGCAGGACAGGGTGTCATAGAAACGATTCTGCCCCGCAGCGCCTTACTGTATCGGAGCGACGTTTACCGTGAAAAGATCATCGCCGCCAATGTCACGCAGATGGTCATCGTGGTGGCAGCCGTGCCGAGCTTTAGCGAAGAACTTATCAACCGTTGTCTCGCGGCCGCCGAGAATCAACGTATCAGGGGGCTGATTGTACTCAACAAGGCTGATCTCATCGAACCTACGCGCACTGCCGCTGCCTCACTTTCGCTTTACCGGGAGCTTGGTTACCCCCTGTTGCAAATTAGCGCCAAGACCAGCGTTGCGCCTCTTCTGCCCTACCTCAAAGGCCAGCTTAGCGTTCTGGTAGGTCAATCCGGCATGGGCAAGTCCACCCTCATCAACACGCTGATTCCGGATGCAGAACGCGCCACCGCCGGTATTTCCATCGCACTTGATAGCGGGCGCCATACGACTACCCATGCCCGGCTTTTTCACCTTGATGAAGATACCCGCATTATTGATTCCCCAGGAATGCAGGAATTTGGTTTGCATCATATTGATGGGAAAGATTTGGCTTGGGAATTTATCGAATTTCGTTCCTACCTTGGACAATGTAAATTCAATAATTGCCGCCACGCCGATGAACCTGGCTGCGCGCTGGGAGAAGCGGCGCGAGAGGGGAAAATCAGCGGGCGGCGCCTTGATTTTTATCGCAAGCTGGCTATATTACCTGGTGCCATGTCGCGAGCTTAA